A part of Melittangium boletus DSM 14713 genomic DNA contains:
- the tssE gene encoding type VI secretion system baseplate subunit TssE has protein sequence MAERGLLTRLAASNQGSLAPQANTLGAIAEHLRALLNTRKGEAAAAPNFGIMDFNDIIHLFPAAIPRMQQSIRTAIQEFEPRLRNVVVQHMPDEKEPTVLRFDIVAQLNLKEARGTVRFHTEMHPGGRVNLW, from the coding sequence ATGGCCGAACGAGGACTCCTGACACGTCTGGCGGCCAGCAATCAGGGCTCGCTCGCGCCCCAGGCCAACACGCTGGGCGCCATCGCCGAACATCTCCGGGCCCTGCTCAACACCCGAAAGGGAGAGGCCGCCGCCGCTCCCAACTTCGGGATCATGGACTTCAACGACATCATCCATCTCTTCCCCGCGGCCATTCCGCGGATGCAGCAATCCATCCGCACCGCCATCCAGGAGTTCGAGCCGCGGCTGAGGAACGTCGTCGTTCAGCACATGCCGGACGAGAAGGAGCCCACCGTGCTGCGGTTCGACATCGTCGCGCAGCTCAACCTCAAGGAGGCTCGAGGCACCGTGCGCTTCCATACCGAGATGCATCCCGGCGGCCGCGTGAACCTTTGGTGA
- the tssF gene encoding type VI secretion system baseplate subunit TssF, with protein sequence MFSKYYLSELSYLREMGRAFGLANPSVAGLLVERGADPDVERLLEGFAFLTARIRERVEDDVPEMVQGLSELLLPHYLRPVPACSIVEFTPQIRALRGRSRIAAGAEVASQALDGTSCVFRTTSDVDLLPLTLQDALLDRSSVSSPVLRLFFQTTAQGREELQRPQGLRLFIHGELSSSTRILLWLLRYCRQVRVRGASGGDGVVLQPQCIRPVGFDRDFSLLPWPRALEGYRLLQEYFTLPEKFLFFEVRNLEAAASVMDERFEIAFHLERPPPLDARITREMFRLHCVPVINLFRAPAAPLFHHALSREQLVRAAEFHPQHAEVYALDAVTGLTAGRTERRTYRPFHEFEHTVGEDAEPAFYRLRRIHSPVDDGIDTYLTLETPRDVAPSLDTEEVLSIDLTCTNRSLPARLQVGDICLPTSASPTNAKFKNISPVSRPARAPLGTELHWRLLSHLAINQHSIADAAALRRLLDLYNFQALADNLAARASRLRINAIRTVELRPLTRFLEGSPLRGNRTLVDLDETNFMGVGDAFLFGCILDELLASHVTLNSFNELAIRLQPSQTEFSWLPRNGSQKLL encoded by the coding sequence ATGTTCAGCAAGTACTACCTGAGCGAACTCAGTTATCTCCGGGAGATGGGACGGGCGTTTGGCCTGGCCAACCCGAGCGTCGCCGGCCTGCTGGTGGAGCGCGGCGCGGATCCGGACGTGGAGCGGCTGTTGGAGGGCTTCGCCTTCCTCACCGCGCGCATCCGCGAGCGGGTGGAAGACGATGTCCCCGAGATGGTACAGGGACTGTCCGAGCTTCTGCTGCCTCACTACCTGCGCCCAGTCCCCGCCTGCTCCATCGTGGAGTTCACTCCCCAGATTCGCGCCTTGCGCGGCCGGTCCCGGATCGCGGCGGGCGCCGAAGTGGCCTCGCAGGCACTCGACGGCACCTCCTGCGTCTTCCGCACCACCAGTGACGTGGACCTGCTTCCGCTCACCCTGCAGGATGCCCTGCTGGACCGCTCGTCCGTATCATCCCCGGTGCTGCGGCTGTTCTTCCAGACGACGGCCCAGGGGCGCGAGGAGTTGCAGCGGCCTCAGGGCCTGCGCCTCTTCATTCACGGGGAATTGTCCTCGAGCACGCGCATCCTGCTGTGGCTGCTGCGCTACTGTCGCCAGGTGCGGGTACGCGGCGCTTCTGGTGGAGACGGTGTGGTGCTCCAGCCGCAGTGCATCCGGCCCGTGGGCTTCGATCGTGATTTCTCGCTGCTGCCCTGGCCTCGGGCTTTGGAGGGCTACCGTCTGCTCCAGGAGTACTTCACCCTTCCGGAGAAATTCCTCTTCTTCGAGGTCCGGAATCTGGAGGCGGCCGCCTCGGTCATGGACGAGCGCTTTGAAATCGCCTTCCACCTGGAGCGCCCTCCCCCCCTGGATGCACGCATCACCCGGGAGATGTTCCGCCTCCACTGCGTTCCGGTCATCAACCTCTTCCGAGCACCCGCGGCGCCCCTCTTCCACCATGCCCTGAGCCGCGAGCAGCTGGTTCGGGCCGCGGAGTTCCATCCCCAGCACGCGGAGGTGTACGCCTTGGACGCGGTGACGGGACTGACAGCGGGGCGTACCGAGCGCCGCACCTACCGGCCCTTCCATGAGTTCGAGCACACGGTGGGCGAAGACGCCGAGCCCGCCTTCTACCGCCTGCGGCGGATCCACTCCCCCGTCGATGATGGAATCGACACCTACCTCACCTTGGAGACTCCCCGGGACGTGGCGCCGTCCCTCGACACCGAGGAGGTGCTCTCCATCGATCTCACCTGTACCAACCGCTCGTTGCCAGCGCGGTTGCAGGTGGGGGACATCTGCCTGCCCACGTCGGCGTCGCCGACCAACGCGAAGTTCAAGAACATCTCCCCGGTGAGCCGGCCGGCACGCGCGCCCCTGGGAACGGAGCTGCATTGGCGATTGCTCTCGCATCTGGCCATCAACCAGCACTCCATCGCGGATGCCGCCGCGCTCCGCCGCCTGCTCGACCTCTATAACTTCCAGGCATTGGCGGACAACCTCGCGGCCCGCGCCAGCCGTCTGCGCATCAACGCCATCCGCACCGTGGAGCTCCGACCGCTCACCCGGTTCCTCGAGGGCTCTCCCCTGCGGGGCAACCGGACGCTGGTGGACCTCGACGAGACGAACTTCATGGGTGTGGGGGATGCCTTCCTGTTCGGATGCATCCTCGATGAGCTGCTGGCCTCCCACGTCACCCTCAACTCCTTCAACGAGCTGGCCATCCGGCTCCAGCCCTCGCAGACCGAGTTCTCATGGCTCCCGAGGAACGGCTCCCAGAAGCTCTTGTAG